The Pelorhabdus rhamnosifermentans genome includes a window with the following:
- a CDS encoding MaoC family dehydratase: MACDIKYADIQVGDKASISKTVTEHDVYTFAGLSGDFNPVHINAEFAKNTMFKERIAHGMLVAGLISAVLGTELPGINTIYLAQELAFKSPVKFGDTVTATVEVMEKIDAKNRLMLKTVATNQDGTVVVDGKATVMKKD, encoded by the coding sequence TTGGCATGTGATATAAAATACGCAGATATCCAAGTGGGCGATAAGGCTAGTATATCAAAGACGGTAACAGAGCATGACGTATATACTTTCGCTGGTTTAAGTGGCGACTTTAATCCAGTCCACATTAATGCTGAATTTGCCAAAAATACGATGTTTAAAGAAAGGATTGCTCACGGTATGTTAGTAGCGGGATTGATTTCTGCGGTACTAGGCACGGAACTCCCCGGTATTAATACGATTTATCTTGCCCAAGAGCTGGCATTTAAATCACCCGTGAAATTTGGGGACACAGTTACTGCAACAGTCGAAGTAATGGAGAAAATTGATGCCAAAAACCGCTTGATGCTAAAAACCGTTGCAACCAACCAGGACGGTACAGTAGTAGTGGATGGTAAAGCTACAGTTATGAAGAAAGATTAG
- a CDS encoding GntP family permease, with protein sequence MEVIGIILSLFLLMFFAYKGFSVILFAPIFALLAASLSGLSIMPAYTELFMAKGVVYIKSFFPVFLLGAVFGKLMEDTGLAKGIAHAIIQGLGKERAILSVVLAGCVLTYGGVSLFVVVFAVYPFASALFKEANIPKRLLPATIALGAFTATMDSFPGTPQIQNLIPTNFFGTNIYAAPILGLFGGLSIITLGIMWLEHRRKSAAIAGEGYGNHTLNETEIKEDTTFPSWKLSILPLIAVLVVNFIMNNLFVWDPNMLEPFKAMKLPLTASEVKNVISIWSLIIALVTGILLVIVLGYKNLKTTSGLAKSLNAGAIGSLLAILNTASEVGYGNVIASLPGFHAISTALMNIKVGGSPLVSEAVTVNVLAGVTGSASGGMSIALDLMSKDWLSWANSIGMSPEILHRVASMASGGMDTLPHNGAVITLLAVCGMTHKDSYGDIFVLTVLKSVMVFVVILLHTLTGIL encoded by the coding sequence TTGGAAGTAATCGGTATTATTCTCAGCCTTTTCTTGCTTATGTTTTTTGCATACAAAGGGTTTTCCGTTATTTTGTTTGCCCCAATATTTGCATTGTTAGCGGCTTCACTGTCAGGACTGTCCATCATGCCGGCTTATACTGAGTTGTTTATGGCTAAAGGTGTTGTTTATATCAAGTCGTTTTTCCCGGTCTTTTTGCTAGGCGCCGTATTTGGTAAGCTCATGGAAGACACGGGTTTGGCAAAGGGCATTGCTCATGCCATTATTCAAGGCCTTGGTAAGGAACGAGCCATCCTTTCTGTAGTTCTTGCTGGCTGTGTCCTTACTTACGGTGGTGTAAGTTTATTTGTTGTGGTGTTTGCAGTATATCCTTTTGCTTCAGCCTTATTTAAAGAAGCCAATATCCCCAAACGTCTATTACCCGCAACGATAGCACTAGGTGCTTTTACTGCAACGATGGATTCTTTTCCAGGTACGCCTCAGATTCAGAACCTGATTCCCACTAATTTCTTTGGTACAAATATTTATGCAGCTCCGATTCTGGGCTTATTTGGTGGGTTATCGATCATTACACTGGGCATTATGTGGCTGGAACATCGCCGGAAAAGTGCCGCGATTGCTGGCGAGGGCTATGGCAATCACACCCTTAATGAAACTGAAATTAAAGAAGATACTACCTTTCCTTCTTGGAAACTATCCATATTACCCTTAATTGCTGTTCTAGTAGTCAATTTTATCATGAACAATTTATTTGTTTGGGATCCGAATATGTTAGAACCGTTTAAAGCTATGAAACTTCCGTTAACGGCTTCAGAGGTGAAAAATGTAATTAGTATCTGGTCACTAATTATTGCTCTTGTTACGGGAATTTTACTTGTTATCGTTCTTGGCTACAAGAACCTTAAAACAACAAGTGGTTTAGCTAAATCACTCAATGCGGGGGCAATTGGTTCGCTCCTTGCTATTTTAAACACTGCGTCTGAGGTTGGATACGGCAATGTAATTGCTTCGTTGCCAGGCTTTCATGCAATATCTACTGCCTTGATGAATATTAAGGTTGGCGGCTCTCCATTAGTCTCGGAAGCGGTTACGGTTAATGTTCTTGCTGGTGTCACCGGTTCTGCCTCAGGAGGTATGTCGATAGCACTGGATTTAATGTCAAAAGATTGGCTGTCTTGGGCTAATTCTATTGGCATGTCGCCGGAGATACTCCATCGGGTTGCTTCTATGGCTTCCGGTGGTATGGATACGCTGCCTCATAACGGCGCGGTTATTACCTTACTTGCAGTGTGTGGTATGACTCATAAAGATTCTTATGGTGATATTTTTGTATTGACAGTCCTTAAATCCGTGATGGTGTTTGTTGTTATACTTCTTCACACTTTAACGGGAATCCTGTAA
- a CDS encoding sigma-54 interaction domain-containing protein has protein sequence MQKHTHEKPAIITKPAFLTEEITTVLNSVYNGVMIVNSEGRIALINHAAASLIGFSSEKIIGRPVDDVIPNTGLLRVLKTGIAEINQHMNMGQEIILTNRSPIYKKNEIIGAVAIFQDITELTAVITELEDVKKLKSTLESILEALEEGIVVINKQGIITKMNRAYGNFLGLDPQKVVGKPIVDVIQNTRMHLVAQSGNAEFAEFQQINNHVCVVTRIPILKDGEIIGAVGNVIFQDVKDVRVLASKVNKLQSELEFYKEEFSKVNVGKYTFENIIGNNEKMVWLKKIALKAAKGTSTVLILGESGTGKELFAHSIHNASTRQQGPLIKVNCGALPETLLEAELFGYEEGAFTGARKGGKPGKFELANGGTILLDEIGELPIAMQVKLLRVLQERELERVGGTTTIKLNIRVIAATSRDLEKMIEQNQFRQDLYYRLNVFTLNIPPLRERLDDIPALCEILLKKINRQVEHWVEEISPAALDLLMKYCWPGNIRELENVLERTINLMDDETVIHPEHLPPILKKAHGVLTTEDNSAAFDLEIIINKAEQQAIKRALDASGGNKTKAAKILGVHRSAFYQKMRKYNMVDIDTPPHLL, from the coding sequence TTGCAAAAGCATACGCATGAAAAACCGGCTATAATTACCAAACCAGCCTTCTTAACTGAAGAGATCACTACTGTTCTTAATTCAGTGTATAATGGCGTCATGATTGTCAATAGTGAGGGACGAATCGCCTTAATTAATCATGCTGCAGCATCACTCATCGGATTTTCATCAGAAAAAATTATCGGTCGGCCAGTTGATGACGTTATTCCCAATACTGGGCTGCTGCGAGTACTGAAGACCGGGATTGCTGAAATCAATCAACACATGAATATGGGGCAAGAAATCATACTCACCAATCGATCCCCTATTTATAAAAAGAATGAAATAATTGGCGCAGTTGCTATTTTCCAAGACATTACCGAACTGACAGCTGTTATAACAGAACTGGAAGACGTCAAAAAACTGAAAAGTACGTTGGAATCTATTTTAGAAGCACTTGAAGAGGGCATTGTAGTAATAAATAAGCAAGGCATTATTACCAAAATGAATCGAGCCTACGGTAATTTTCTCGGATTAGACCCACAAAAAGTTGTTGGGAAACCAATTGTTGACGTTATTCAAAACACTCGAATGCACTTAGTCGCTCAAAGCGGGAATGCGGAATTCGCTGAATTTCAGCAAATCAATAATCATGTCTGTGTTGTTACACGAATACCTATTTTAAAAGATGGCGAAATCATTGGTGCTGTAGGAAACGTCATATTTCAGGACGTCAAGGATGTAAGAGTTCTTGCTTCAAAGGTGAATAAATTGCAATCTGAATTAGAATTTTATAAAGAAGAATTCAGCAAAGTAAATGTTGGGAAATATACTTTTGAAAATATAATTGGCAATAACGAAAAAATGGTATGGCTTAAAAAGATTGCTCTAAAAGCCGCAAAAGGTACTTCAACGGTACTAATATTAGGTGAGAGCGGCACTGGAAAAGAGTTATTTGCTCATTCGATTCATAATGCCAGTACCCGCCAGCAAGGACCTTTGATTAAGGTAAATTGTGGTGCGCTGCCTGAAACACTGTTAGAAGCAGAATTATTTGGTTATGAGGAAGGCGCCTTTACGGGTGCCCGCAAAGGTGGAAAACCAGGAAAATTTGAATTAGCCAATGGCGGAACGATTCTGCTTGATGAAATTGGCGAACTCCCAATCGCAATGCAAGTTAAACTCTTGCGTGTACTCCAAGAACGGGAACTCGAACGTGTGGGTGGCACAACAACAATTAAGTTAAACATTCGTGTTATTGCGGCTACCAGCCGGGATCTGGAAAAAATGATTGAACAAAATCAGTTCCGTCAAGATTTATATTATCGACTAAATGTATTTACATTAAACATCCCACCACTACGGGAAAGATTGGATGATATTCCAGCACTATGCGAAATACTCCTAAAAAAAATTAATCGCCAAGTTGAACATTGGGTCGAAGAAATATCGCCTGCCGCCTTAGATTTACTGATGAAATATTGTTGGCCCGGCAACATCCGTGAATTGGAAAATGTGTTGGAACGGACTATTAACTTAATGGATGACGAAACCGTCATCCATCCGGAACATTTACCGCCAATTTTAAAAAAAGCCCATGGAGTCTTGACCACAGAAGATAATTCAGCAGCCTTTGATCTAGAAATAATAATAAATAAAGCTGAGCAACAAGCTATTAAACGGGCACTTGATGCGTCAGGGGGCAATAAAACCAAGGCCGCTAAGATACTTGGAGTTCACCGTTCCGCATTTTATCAGAAAATGCGAAAATACAACATGGTGGATATAGATACTCCCCCGCATCTCCTGTAG
- a CDS encoding guanylate kinase, whose translation MNKLYAIIGPPASGKTTIVKQLFENYGIPALVSHTTRLPKKNEENGKDYYFVSKADFATIQHIEKANYSGDSYGLSKDEVLNKIKLHPVSVVDIDATGYNQLKKLLSGHLESIYILVDKDEIISRYLAQEKSAEDIKVLLEYAEANGEFNNWQIADHVVKNTGSIEVTMRQIVAILDLANSSHKTCAMEGKEPAE comes from the coding sequence ATGAATAAGTTGTATGCAATTATTGGTCCGCCCGCATCAGGCAAGACGACAATCGTGAAACAGCTTTTTGAGAATTATGGTATTCCTGCGCTAGTAAGCCATACTACGCGTCTTCCCAAAAAGAATGAAGAAAACGGCAAAGACTATTACTTTGTCAGCAAGGCGGATTTTGCCACGATACAACATATTGAGAAAGCCAATTATTCTGGCGATTCCTATGGACTTAGCAAAGATGAAGTTCTCAATAAAATCAAACTACATCCTGTTTCGGTTGTGGATATCGATGCGACTGGTTATAATCAGTTGAAAAAGTTACTTAGTGGGCATTTGGAATCCATCTATATTCTAGTTGACAAAGATGAGATTATCAGCCGTTATTTAGCTCAAGAGAAAAGCGCAGAGGATATTAAGGTGCTGCTTGAATATGCGGAAGCTAATGGCGAGTTTAATAATTGGCAGATTGCTGATCATGTAGTGAAAAATACGGGTTCTATTGAGGTTACGATGCGTCAGATTGTCGCTATATTGGACTTAGCGAATTCAAGTCATAAGACCTGTGCCATGGAAGGAAAGGAACCCGCAGAATAG
- a CDS encoding ABC transporter ATP-binding protein — MNLYLRLLSYVKPYILRIIVALTCTALAQGANLYIPAIVSKLIDKVLVSKDFAALNYITISIVVVIVLQSVFLYGQTYFMAYVAQKVVIDIRRAIYRHMQRLSLAFFESRQTGAIMSYITNDVSALQSALVDNVIDLVGQSVVLVGSIAYMFYIDWKLSLLTFISFPFIIQAINISGRKLRVKSRILQERAADITAFLQESISSIKIIQSFVQEKYELNRFDNENNNNFRAQMKTVQVSAVITPIINIFSALGITAIIWYGGREVIQSEITSGDLVAFIALATNLSNPVKRLSNVYGNIQRALAAAQRVFDVLDIKPAIIDCLSAVPLPPIKGQVEFHNVTFEYKPGEPVLTNLTFTANPGQMVALVGPSGAGKTTIANLIPRFYDPASGHITIDSIEIKTVTLESLRKQIGIVPQETTLFNGTIYQNILYGNLDATEEQVIAASKAANAHQFIMNTTGQYQCMIGERGAKLSGGQRQRIAIARAILKNPRVLILDEATSALDTESEALVQQALDTLMIGRTSFVIAHRLSTVQQADLILVMNKGQIVERGTHTELIAVGGLYSKLYNTQFKKRNHGGQPK; from the coding sequence ATGAATCTTTACCTGCGTCTGCTTAGTTATGTAAAACCATATATCTTAAGAATTATTGTCGCTTTAACTTGTACCGCTCTGGCTCAAGGAGCAAACTTATATATCCCCGCTATCGTCAGCAAGCTTATCGACAAAGTGCTTGTGAGTAAAGATTTTGCCGCCCTTAATTACATCACCATTAGTATTGTCGTTGTCATTGTCCTGCAAAGCGTATTTTTGTACGGGCAAACTTATTTTATGGCCTACGTTGCCCAGAAAGTCGTCATCGACATCCGCCGAGCTATCTATCGGCATATGCAGCGCCTATCACTGGCTTTTTTTGAATCCCGCCAAACTGGGGCCATTATGAGCTACATTACCAATGACGTCAGTGCCCTGCAAAGTGCCCTCGTTGACAACGTGATCGACCTGGTTGGCCAGTCCGTCGTTCTGGTCGGTTCCATCGCTTATATGTTTTACATCGACTGGAAGCTCTCCTTGCTGACCTTTATTAGCTTTCCCTTCATCATCCAGGCGATCAACATCTCTGGCCGCAAGCTTCGGGTGAAAAGCCGGATTCTCCAAGAACGGGCTGCGGACATTACCGCCTTTCTCCAGGAATCGATTTCGTCGATCAAAATCATTCAGTCCTTCGTCCAGGAAAAATACGAACTGAACCGCTTCGACAATGAAAACAACAACAATTTCCGTGCGCAAATGAAAACCGTACAAGTTTCGGCGGTCATCACTCCAATCATCAATATTTTTTCGGCCCTTGGGATAACTGCCATCATCTGGTATGGCGGGCGCGAAGTCATCCAAAGTGAAATCACCTCTGGCGATCTTGTCGCCTTTATTGCTTTGGCAACTAACCTCTCCAACCCTGTCAAACGTCTGAGCAATGTCTACGGTAATATCCAGCGCGCGCTGGCCGCCGCCCAGCGTGTCTTCGACGTACTAGACATCAAGCCCGCTATCATTGATTGCCTTAGCGCTGTTCCTCTGCCCCCTATCAAGGGCCAAGTCGAGTTCCACAACGTCACTTTTGAATATAAACCCGGCGAACCTGTTCTTACCAATCTCACCTTTACCGCCAATCCCGGTCAAATGGTCGCCCTAGTCGGTCCGAGTGGTGCGGGCAAGACCACTATTGCCAACCTGATTCCCCGCTTTTACGACCCTGCGTCCGGGCACATTACTATTGACAGTATTGAGATTAAGACTGTGACGCTTGAATCTCTTCGCAAGCAAATCGGTATCGTTCCCCAGGAAACCACTCTCTTTAATGGCACTATCTATCAAAACATTCTCTATGGCAATCTTGATGCCACTGAAGAGCAGGTGATTGCTGCATCTAAAGCAGCCAATGCCCATCAATTTATTATGAATACGACGGGACAATATCAGTGCATGATTGGCGAACGGGGAGCGAAGCTATCCGGCGGACAGCGGCAAAGAATTGCTATTGCCCGGGCGATTTTGAAAAATCCCCGCGTTCTCATTCTCGACGAAGCCACTTCCGCTCTTGACACCGAAAGCGAAGCTTTGGTTCAGCAGGCATTGGACACGCTTATGATCGGTCGGACTTCCTTTGTCATTGCTCACCGTTTATCCACCGTTCAACAAGCCGACTTAATCCTCGTCATGAATAAAGGCCAAATCGTCGAACGAGGCACCCATACCGAACTCATAGCAGTCGGTGGGCTTTACAGCAAACTATACAACACCCAATTTAAAAAAAGAAACCATGGCGGACAGCCTAAATAG
- a CDS encoding RpiB/LacA/LacB family sugar-phosphate isomerase, giving the protein MKIALINENSQAAKNEMISTTLKKVVEPMGHEVFNYGMYSADDKQQLTYVQNGILAAILLNSKAADYVITGCGTGEGAMLACNAFPGVLCGHVVDSSDAYMFAQINNGNAIALPFAKGFGWGAELNLQYIFEKLFEGESGQGYPKERVIPEQRNKKILDEVKKVTQQDIMTVLRNIDQELLKGAVSGERFQEYFFANCKNHKIADYIKQVLA; this is encoded by the coding sequence GTGAAAATAGCATTAATAAATGAAAATAGCCAAGCAGCTAAAAATGAAATGATCTCTACCACTTTGAAAAAAGTGGTAGAACCAATGGGACATGAAGTATTCAACTACGGGATGTATAGTGCAGATGATAAGCAACAATTGACTTATGTGCAAAATGGAATTCTTGCAGCCATATTGTTAAACTCAAAAGCGGCAGATTATGTAATAACAGGATGCGGTACAGGAGAAGGTGCGATGTTAGCTTGCAACGCTTTTCCAGGAGTGTTATGTGGACATGTGGTGGACTCATCCGACGCATATATGTTTGCTCAAATCAATAATGGAAATGCAATTGCTTTACCATTTGCAAAAGGATTTGGCTGGGGTGCTGAGTTAAATCTTCAATATATTTTCGAGAAATTATTCGAAGGTGAAAGCGGACAAGGTTATCCAAAAGAAAGAGTAATTCCAGAACAACGAAACAAGAAAATCTTGGATGAAGTAAAAAAAGTAACTCAGCAAGATATTATGACTGTTTTAAGAAATATTGATCAAGAGTTGTTAAAGGGGGCAGTCAGTGGAGAAAGATTTCAGGAATACTTCTTTGCAAACTGCAAAAATCATAAAATTGCGGATTATATCAAGCAAGTATTAGCTTAA
- a CDS encoding acyloxyacyl hydrolase, with the protein MRNLICLVIIINFLLVCMPGMSYCYANDSKLEMDWDYLTPTAKTRDLDTVSLHILNKISEKKGRSVYRGITITRPQGNIIFKQQTQTQESSAVGIGPVYMVRNEKYRSGKLSAVVDMSGGFIVYNKKFPAGGEYYNFMWRIGPRFIYKFSPNSSVSIGYMLMHVSNGLHSEAHNPSYNAHGVSVGFVTNF; encoded by the coding sequence GTGCGTAATTTAATTTGTTTGGTAATTATCATTAACTTTTTACTGGTTTGTATGCCGGGAATGTCATATTGCTATGCGAATGATTCTAAGCTTGAAATGGATTGGGACTATTTGACACCAACTGCAAAAACCCGCGATCTTGATACGGTGTCACTACATATACTTAATAAAATTTCTGAAAAAAAGGGTAGGTCTGTATATCGCGGTATTACAATTACTCGGCCACAAGGAAACATAATTTTTAAGCAACAGACTCAGACACAAGAAAGTTCGGCAGTAGGTATTGGGCCTGTTTACATGGTTCGCAATGAAAAGTATCGCTCTGGCAAGCTATCTGCAGTAGTAGATATGAGCGGTGGATTTATCGTATATAATAAGAAGTTTCCGGCCGGAGGGGAATATTATAATTTTATGTGGCGGATCGGGCCTCGATTTATTTATAAATTCAGCCCAAATTCTTCAGTAAGTATCGGATATATGCTAATGCATGTTTCTAATGGTTTACATTCCGAAGCTCATAATCCTTCTTATAACGCCCATGGAGTTTCAGTTGGTTTTGTAACAAATTTTTAA
- a CDS encoding class I SAM-dependent methyltransferase: protein MMRKTALIFDEIATLYHKVRPHYPQELFNDLFALTDLRQNALILEIGAGTGIATIELVKRGFHVVALEPGEQMASVLKDNLKEYKLDVVVSTFEDWTPPPEEKFDLVVSFTAFHWLDPQTRYQRIHEILAPKGYLAVVKYHHVAGGDQAFFNEVQKYYKQYKPNETEFKLMEASTFKSSIQEFYANGLFKEPIKRSYLTEETYRRAEYEQLLLTYSDHRILEEKKRSQLLNSIGTLIDEQYSGQIRKSYLNELILTCKC, encoded by the coding sequence ATGATGAGAAAAACAGCATTAATTTTTGATGAGATAGCAACTCTTTATCATAAAGTTCGTCCGCACTATCCGCAAGAATTATTTAACGATCTTTTCGCGTTAACGGATCTTAGGCAAAATGCTCTTATTCTTGAAATTGGGGCGGGTACTGGAATTGCAACTATTGAACTTGTAAAGCGCGGGTTTCATGTAGTTGCATTAGAACCAGGAGAACAAATGGCTTCTGTTCTTAAAGACAATCTGAAAGAATATAAACTTGATGTGGTAGTTTCAACATTTGAAGATTGGACCCCGCCGCCAGAAGAAAAATTTGATTTAGTAGTTTCTTTTACAGCTTTTCATTGGCTGGATCCTCAAACGCGCTATCAAAGAATTCATGAGATTCTTGCTCCAAAGGGGTACTTAGCTGTAGTAAAATATCATCATGTAGCTGGCGGGGATCAAGCATTTTTTAATGAAGTACAAAAATATTATAAACAATACAAACCAAATGAGACCGAATTTAAGTTAATGGAAGCTAGCACATTTAAATCTAGTATCCAAGAATTTTATGCTAATGGTCTTTTTAAAGAACCAATTAAGCGAAGTTATCTTACGGAAGAAACTTATCGTCGTGCGGAGTATGAACAACTTTTGCTAACCTACTCCGATCATCGTATTCTTGAAGAAAAAAAGCGTTCTCAGTTGTTGAATAGTATTGGCACATTGATAGATGAACAATATTCAGGTCAAATACGAAAAAGTTATCTAAATGAGCTTATATTGACCTGTAAATGTTAA
- a CDS encoding alpha/beta hydrolase family protein gives MALLTSPFLLMHGDKDTLVSPSQTEILHQALIAQGIESTRYVVKGAKHGGVYWNQFSLPTLTRKHHSIRNYKKDAKKAQPRISEALPFLYSLSGTPRETRTLARLGLGRHIRPASPALRFSCPYFTPILAN, from the coding sequence ATGGCGCTCCTAACTTCGCCTTTTCTCCTCATGCATGGCGATAAAGACACATTGGTATCCCCCAGTCAAACAGAAATTCTACATCAGGCTCTGATTGCGCAGGGCATTGAATCTACCCGTTATGTTGTCAAAGGGGCAAAACATGGCGGTGTTTATTGGAATCAATTTTCTCTTCCTACGCTTACAAGAAAGCACCATAGCATACGGAACTATAAAAAAGACGCAAAAAAGGCACAGCCCAGAATTTCTGAAGCCTTGCCTTTCCTGTATTCTTTAAGTGGTACGCCCCGGGAGACTCGAACCCTCGCAAGACTCGGTTTAGGAAGGCATATTCGCCCTGCTAGTCCCGCTTTAAGATTTTCATGTCCCTATTTTACCCCTATTCTAGCAAACTGA
- a CDS encoding biotin transporter BioY yields the protein MIQQNKYANLTYPAFFAALTVIMSFISIPLPFNPVPITGQTLAVMLTGSILSVRQAGWSILTYLLIGAVGLPVFSGFSGGIGVLLGPTGGYLLAYFPGVMLIALLKGKNNKIWPLALANIIGGIGVVYLVGVTWLSVFTGMGIQKAMMVGALPFIPGDIIKLGMATVLGREINKRLFRGIYPAKGGQ from the coding sequence GTGATTCAGCAAAATAAATATGCCAATTTAACATATCCTGCTTTCTTTGCAGCTTTAACAGTGATAATGAGTTTTATATCAATTCCATTGCCCTTTAACCCCGTACCGATTACAGGTCAGACTTTAGCAGTCATGTTGACGGGTAGTATTTTGTCTGTGCGACAAGCGGGTTGGAGCATTCTTACCTATTTATTAATTGGAGCAGTGGGATTGCCTGTATTTTCCGGATTCAGTGGCGGCATTGGGGTTTTGCTGGGACCGACAGGCGGGTATTTACTTGCTTATTTTCCTGGAGTCATGCTTATTGCACTATTAAAAGGGAAAAATAATAAGATTTGGCCTCTAGCTCTTGCAAATATTATTGGGGGAATTGGTGTTGTTTATTTAGTAGGAGTGACTTGGCTAAGTGTATTTACCGGTATGGGGATACAAAAGGCGATGATGGTTGGTGCATTACCATTTATTCCCGGTGATATAATCAAATTAGGTATGGCGACAGTACTCGGCAGGGAGATAAATAAGCGGCTTTTTCGGGGAATTTACCCGGCTAAAGGAGGACAATAA
- a CDS encoding MFS transporter: MNTSAIFRGQKEQYKWKALSTGCLAHFIHDGFTDMIYVFFPIWQAQWTLTFVEVGILKTLVSGSMALFQLPIGIVANLIGQVKLLLIGTVITSVAVMLWGFAISPVLLGLLLILGGLGSSVQHPVSSSVILDAYSDVKARRTALSTYNVAGDIGKLVLPGSAALLITYYGWQSAGRLLATVGLLIALIFLINSLGFRMTGSSLSKETNQPTGNVILLGWNGYQGFWSLSIIGVIDSATRMGFLTFLPFLLQEKGANVTQIGFTLTLIFAGGAAGKLICGILATRVGILRSVIITESVTAICITGMLVLSFSNALLLAPFLGVALNGTSSVLYGSVPELVSEKQRKQAFSIFYTMTLGAGAVSPAIYGTISDFAGIATTVIIVAVVLLATIPLTLPLRGKLVD, encoded by the coding sequence GTGAATACAAGTGCTATTTTTCGCGGGCAAAAAGAACAGTATAAGTGGAAGGCATTATCGACGGGGTGTCTTGCCCATTTTATTCATGATGGTTTTACGGATATGATTTATGTTTTTTTCCCAATCTGGCAAGCACAGTGGACATTGACATTTGTCGAGGTAGGCATTTTAAAAACCTTGGTTTCCGGCTCAATGGCTCTGTTTCAGCTGCCTATCGGTATTGTTGCCAATCTCATCGGACAGGTAAAGCTATTGCTTATCGGAACAGTCATTACTAGTGTCGCGGTTATGTTATGGGGCTTTGCAATAAGTCCTGTTTTACTGGGCTTATTGTTAATATTAGGCGGTTTAGGTTCCAGTGTTCAACATCCGGTGTCATCTTCTGTCATATTGGATGCTTATTCAGATGTCAAAGCCCGGCGAACGGCGTTAAGTACCTACAACGTCGCCGGCGATATAGGCAAGCTTGTTCTACCTGGTTCGGCAGCTTTATTGATTACATATTACGGCTGGCAATCAGCAGGCCGTTTACTCGCGACAGTCGGTTTATTGATCGCACTAATATTTTTAATTAACTCTTTGGGTTTCCGTATGACCGGTTCTTCTTTATCGAAAGAAACGAACCAGCCAACAGGAAATGTTATATTGTTGGGATGGAATGGTTATCAGGGCTTTTGGTCACTGTCGATAATAGGAGTAATCGATAGTGCCACACGAATGGGTTTTTTAACTTTCCTCCCTTTCCTTCTTCAGGAAAAGGGGGCCAATGTCACCCAAATAGGCTTTACGCTCACACTCATTTTTGCTGGAGGTGCCGCTGGAAAATTGATTTGTGGTATATTGGCTACCCGGGTCGGTATTTTGCGTTCTGTGATAATAACTGAAAGTGTTACTGCAATATGTATTACCGGTATGCTTGTTCTGTCATTTAGCAACGCATTATTGCTTGCGCCGTTTCTTGGTGTAGCACTAAATGGCACATCATCCGTGCTTTATGGCAGCGTACCTGAACTAGTTTCAGAAAAACAGAGGAAACAGGCATTTTCAATCTTTTATACGATGACACTAGGAGCCGGCGCGGTTTCACCGGCTATTTACGGGACAATAAGTGATTTCGCTGGCATAGCGACTACGGTCATTATCGTGGCGGTTGTTCTTTTAGCTACTATACCATTGACCTTGCCGCTTCGAGGAAAATTAGTAGATTAA